From the genome of Triticum aestivum cultivar Chinese Spring chromosome 3B, IWGSC CS RefSeq v2.1, whole genome shotgun sequence, one region includes:
- the LOC123071180 gene encoding NADH--cytochrome b5 reductase 1 produces MDFLQGRSVETMVAVAVAVVAVAVGAALLLCRSKRPKGCLDPENFRKFKLVEKTQISHNVAKFRFALPTPTSVLGLPIGQHISCRGQDATGEEVIKPYTPTTLDSDLGNFQLVIKMYPQGRMSHHFREMKVGDYMSVKGPKGRFKYQVGQVRAFGMLAGGSGITPMFQVARAILENPNDKTKVHLVYANVTPEDILLKEELDSLAEEYPDRFKIFYVLNQPPEVWNGGVGFVSQDMIKTHCPAPAEDIQILRCGPPPMNKAMAAHLEELGYTKEMQFQF; encoded by the exons ATGGATTTCCTGCAGGGGCGGAGCGTCGAGACCATGGTGGCCGTCGCCGTAgcggtcgtcgccgtcgccgtgggCGCCGCACTCCTCCTCTGCCGGTCCAAGAGGCCCAAGG GCTGCTTGGATCCTGAGAACTTCAGGAAGTTTAAACTTGTGGAAAAGACACAAATAAGCCATAATGTTGCCAAATTCCGATTTGCTCTTCCAACCCCTACCTCTGTGTTAGGCCTTCCAATTGGTCAACATATCAGTTGCAG AGGTCAAGATGCTACCGGTGAAGAAGTAATCAAGCCTTACACACCTACTACATTGGATTCTGATCTTGGAAATTTTCAGCTTGTTATAAAG ATGTACCCTCAAGGAAGAATGTCGCATCACTTCCGTGAAATGAAAGTTGGTGATTATATGTCTGTAAAGGGACCTAAG GGTCGTTTCAAGTACCAAGTAGGACAAGTGAGAGCTTTCGGAATGCTGGCTGGTGGATCTGGCATCACTCCGATGTTCCAA GTTGCAAGGGCAATTCTCGAGAACCCTAATGACAAAACGAAGGTTCATCTAGTCTATGCAAATGTCACACCTGAAGACATTCTTCTGAAG GAAGAGCTGGACAGCCTGGCCGAAGAATATCCTGACCGCTTCAAGATCTTCTACGTGTTGAATCAG CCTCCTGAAGTCTGGAATGGTGGTGTTGGCTTTGTGTCCCAGGACATGATTAAGACTCACTGTCCAGCACCTGCTGAGGATATCCAG ATCTTGAGATGCGGCCCTCCTCCGATGAACAAGGCGATGGCTGCACACCTTGAGGAGCTCGGATACACAAAGGAGATGCAGTTCCAGTTCTAA
- the LOC123071182 gene encoding uncharacterized protein At5g19025-like, with the protein MAECRSLIEFLRAFEHHRRAADSSCGARSKRAPSPPSSRRHLTALCDHSPMALVDALVLLAVLAALGFLVAPHARLLLLEVRALLLHPAASCLSAAPLAGAAAAVAGAALGWALLGHHARKCGKPRCRGLKKAVEFDIQLETEECVRGRPTPAARSALLAAAGARPVDLGDAHRELEAELRKMAPPNGRTVLIFRAPCGCPKGRMEVWGAKKVRRIKK; encoded by the coding sequence ATGGCGGAGTGCCGCAGCCTCATCGAGTTCCTGCGCGCCTTCGAGCACCACCGGAGGGCGGCGGACTCCTCATGCGGCGCCCGATCCAAGCGCGCGCCATCCCCGCCCTCCTCCAGGCGCCACCTCACCGCCCTCTGCGACCACTCGCCGATGGCCTTGGTGGACGCGCTCGTGCTGCTCGCCGTCCTCGCCGCGTTGGGCTTCCTTGTGGCCCCGCACGCCAGGCTCCTCCTCCTCGAGGTGCGCGCGCTGCTGCTCCACCCGGCGGCCTCCTGCCTCTCGGCCGCGCCGCTCGCGGGGGCCGCCGCGGCCGTGGCCGGGGCCGCGCTCGGCTGGGCGCTGCTGGGCCACCACGCGCGCAAGTGTGGAAAGCCGCGCTGCAGGGGCCTCAAGAAGGCCGTTGAGTTCGACATCCAGCTCGAGACGGAGGAGTGCGTGCGCGGCCGCCCCACCCCCGCCGCGCGATCGgcgctgctcgccgccgccggggcgCGCCCCGTGGATCTCGGCGATGCGCACCGCGAGCTCGAGGCCGAGCTCCGGAAGATGGCGCCGCCCAATGGCCGCACGGTGCTCATCTTCCGCGCGCCCTGCGGATGCCCCAAGGGCCGCATGGAGGTCTGGGGCGCCAAGAAGGTGCGCCGGATCAAGAAGTAG